The following proteins are encoded in a genomic region of Cryptomeria japonica chromosome 11, Sugi_1.0, whole genome shotgun sequence:
- the LOC131049473 gene encoding putative disease resistance protein At1g50180 has protein sequence MASILAEAAVKKLCEMAVQPVLNEVSIVWNFTEDFEWLKNQIEQTNYFLNEADEKSTRQKESVKTWLHRVRDVAWEAEDILQICAVDSMYATHTQLCRHLIPCYLWNQLITRYQMGKRIQKVKARMNSVIADGNQLNIRHTVVSHIEAAESSSSSQRQQFKRLSLLPSDSKPVGIQSKIDSMANLLENPQFPIIVVVGMGGMGKTYLLQHVYDAEKGRYEKSAWLSVSQFYSVSKLLSDLAFKLDENLSRRIKESGVSDEVAAEEIHSFIQGKRCLIVLDDVWRATREGDLLKKLGIPTGDTSQCQILVSTRNREVAVNLSAEIYHMEYLTDEESWSLFCAHAFPRSEENRAPGYLEKVARDIEKECGKLPLAIKTTAASLASTTLPRDWHFKLDKLKKVSTPSDPVLDILKLSYDTLPAHLKACFAYFSFFPEDEQIECQYLMYLWKGEGFIPAGEKPWDCLEQLANLCLVELWEDEYLDKYCKIHDLLLDLIILICRENKCAFSVEDAFPKLKSENTDGGRWCRLFLAKKDIDEHAISKMQPGSPMLVRTLSLSSNSVIGGYIPAMLFSGMRVLRVLDLSHTNISTLPACVGKMKLLKVLNLRYTKIRKIPECVRRLKSLSYLDVYKCEFNQAPEWISELRCLQHLKGSFERMPKGISKLEYLETLQTPSLSLSMEEDGVLRLEDVGKMSELEEIAFNVEDESQLNGMDEGILEPLVKMHRLKVNNAIHGMQDDFFHPRFPERMSVMRDLEHLRLWKFAVPSWICCLTNLRYLFLLSCHCSNYPELQALPNLVSLRLIVNNNCRELPKAFGKSGGFPNLRFLRITDFPELEEFPEMEDGAMASLEKLTLSDCSNLNKVGEGLEQLKRVKEINIQSSGTNELRERLREDGRFWKKIKAINPYLNINLFL, from the coding sequence ATGGCGTCTATACTTGCAGAGGCTGCCGTTAAAAAGCTTTGCGAAATGGCCGTTCAACCAGTGCTTAATGAGGTAAGCATAGTGTGGAACTTCACGGAAGACTTTGAGTGGTTGAAGAATCAAATAGAGCAAACTAATTATTTTCTAAATGAAGCTGATGAGAAGAGCACTAGACAAAAAGAGTCTGTGAAAACATGGCTTCACAGAGTTCGGGACGTTGCCTGGGAGGCAGAGGACATACTTCAGATATGTGCTGTGGATTCTATGTATGCTACTCATACTCAGTTATGCCGTCACCTGATTCCTTGCTATTTATGGAATCAATTGATTACTCGCTATCAAATGGGCAAAAGAATTCAGAAGGTCAAAGCCCGAATGAACTCTGTTATTGCAGATGGAAACCAGCTGAATATACGTCATACTGTGGTGTCTCACATAGAAGCAGCAGAATCATCAAGTAGCTCCCAGAGACAACAGTTTAAGAGATTAAGTCTCCTGCCCAGCGATTCAAAACCAGTGGGGATACAGTCCAAGATTGACAGCATGGCTAATTTGCTAGAAAACCCCCAATTTCCAATCATTGTAGTGGTTGGAATGGGGGGGATGGGTAAAACCTATCTTCTTCAGCATGTCTACGACGCGGAAAAGGGAAGGTATGAGAAATCTGCATGGCTTTCAGTTTCTCAGTTCTATTCTGTTTCCAAGTTGCTCAGTGACTTGGCCTTTAAATTAGATGAAAATTTAAGTAGGAGAATTAAGGAGAGTGGAGTAAGTGATGAAGTAGCAGCAGAGGAGATTCATAGCTTTATCCAAGGGAAGAGGTGCCTTATTGTTTTAGATGATGTTTGGAGGGCTACCAGAGAAGGTGATTTGCTAAAGAAACTTGGCATACCAACTGGAGATACAAGCCAATGCCAAATTTTGGTTAGCACAAGAAACAGAGAGGTCGCTGTAAATCTCAGTGCTGAGATATATCATATGGAATATTTGACAGATGAAGAGAGTTGGAGTCTGTTTTGTGCTCATGCATTTCCTAGGAGTGAGGAAAATAGAGCGCCGGGGTACCTGGAGAAGGTCGCTCGTGATATAGAGAAGGAATGTGGGAAATTGCCACTTGCAATCAAAACCACAGCAGCATCTCTGGCGAGCACCACACTGCCAAGGGACTGGCACTTCAAGCTCGACAAGCTGAAAAAGGTAAGCACTCCAAGCGATCCTGTCTTAGATATTCTCAAGTTGAGTTACGACACACTGCCTGCACATTTAAAGGCTTGTTTTGCTTATTTTTCCTTCTTTCCTGAGGATGAGCAAATAGAGTGCCAGTATCTCATGTATCTATGGAAGGGAGAAGGATTCATTCCGGCAGGAGAGAAACCATGGGATTGTTTGGAGCAGCTTGCCAATCTCTGTCTGGTTGAATTATGGGAAGATGAATATCTAGATAAATACTGTAAAATTCATGATTTATTGCTTGATCTGATCATACTTATATGCAGAGAAAATAAATGTGCATTCAGTGTAGAGGATGCCTTCCCCAAATTGAAATCAGAGAATACAGATGGTGGTCGGTGGTGTCGCCTATTTTTGGCTAAGAAAGATATTGATGAGCATGCCATTTCAAAGATGCAGCCTGGTTCTCCCATGCTCGTTCGCACACTATCACTGTCCTCCAATTCTGTAATTGGAGGATACATTCCGGCAATGTTGTTTAGCGGTATGAGAGTTCTGCGGGTTCTGGATTTGAGCCACACAAATATCTCTACATTGCCTGCTTGCGTGGGAAAGATGAAACTTCTAAAAGTGTTGAATTTAAGATATACAAAGATTAGGAAGATACCGGAGTGTGTGAGACGTCTTAAGAGTCTCTCTTATCTTGATGTCTATAAATGTGAATTCAACCAGGCACCGGAATGGATAAGTGAACTGAGGTGTCTTCAGCATTTGAAAGGCTCGTTTGAGCGAATGCCGAAGGGAATATCAAAGTTAGAGTATTTGGAAACACTGCAAACACCATCACTTTCCTTGTCCATGGAAGAAGACGGTGTGTTAAGGTTAGAGGATGTTGGGAAGATGAGTGAGCTTGAGGAAATAGCGTTTAATGTTGAGGATGAATCGCAGTTGAACGGGATGGACGAAGGGATCCTTGAGCCGTTGGTGAAGATGCATCGGCTGAAAGTCAACAATGCAATCCATGGAATGCAAGATGATTTTTTTCATCCGCGGTTTCCGGAGAGAATGAGTGTAATGAGAGATTTGGAACATCTTAGACTATGGAAGTTTGCTGTGCCAAGTTGGATATGTTGTTTGACAAATCTCAGGTACCTTTTTTTATTGAGTTGTCATTGCAGTAATTACCCGGAATTACAAGCACTGCCCAATCTAGTCAGTTTGAGGTTGATAGTCAACAATAACTGCAGAGAATTGCCAAAGGCATTTGGAAAGTCGGGCGGGTTTCCAAACCTCCGCTTCCTTAGGATAACTGACTTCCCTGAATTGGAGGAGTTTCCAGAAATGGAGGATGGAGCCATGGCATCCCTTGAGAAGTTGACTTTGTCTGATTGTAGCAACTTAAATAAAGTTGGAGAGGGATTGGAGCAACTGAAAAGAGTCAAGGAGATCAATATTCAATCCTCCGGAACAAATGAATTGAGGGAGAGGTTGAGGGAAGATGGaagattttggaaaaaaatcaAAGCCATTAATCCCTACCTAAATATTAACTTATTTTTATGA